The Suncus etruscus isolate mSunEtr1 chromosome 7, mSunEtr1.pri.cur, whole genome shotgun sequence genome includes a window with the following:
- the FBXW12 gene encoding F-box/WD repeat-containing protein 12 gives MVSRLPELVVLKLFSFLDAFSLLQVTKVNKYWKKIAETESLWRNLCVQKWFFNQSFQLQDTQTWKQLFFYLTRKERQMCLAEPKDFNFKETRGNIGVIGPMAYFSDHMLDEQKKSILCTVSSRCMLLAWDVQEGTAIWRSPVQRSRLLNLTTLPQLRLVFTVDVEGIVKMWNCMNEDALGGINMPHPCFSLESCLTVEGPFLMVSSVKGDIYTMTVPELREVSKINAFTCSVDYLHFSPNKKWLFASGTHQATSPMIFFTECLLSSTRGHIPVTLTVPYSACCRISWAARRPNRIVVMFRNSAFKKTGFITFDLTAKRTEGRIIAKENRVASFQLPARMESPIWMGVSDGNMIAFESGPRLFLYTIYGHLMRQFDPHMMSIGSLWSDAVHLLTTTMDDSLHMYMWEEAGGDPYLKSCFHLQYTGRLSGTPNCYVSKAICDIRSIVYVVSKSRESSTLLMYSLKDSL, from the exons ATGGTGTCCCGGTTGCCTGAGTTGGTAGTGTTGAAACTCTTCTCCTTCCTGGATGCATTCAGCTTGCTACAGGTTACCAAGGTGAACAAG taCTGGAAGAAGATTGCAGAGACGGAATCCCTGTGGAG AAACCTGTGTGTACAAAAATGGTTTTTCAACCAGTCCTTTCAGCTTCAGGACACACAGACGTGGAAGCAGCTTTTCTTCTACCTCACAAGGAAGGAGCGTCAGATGTGCCTGGCAGAGCCAAAGGACTTTAACTTCAAAGAAACAAGAGGGAATATCG GAGTGATAGGTCCTATGGCTTATTTCTCAGACCACATGTTGGATGAACAGAAAAAGTCAATTTTGTGTACCGTGTCATCTAGGTGCATGCTGCTTGCCTGGGACGTGCAGGAG GGCACTGCGATCTGGAGAAGTCCAGTCCAAAGATCTCGACTCTTGAATCTCACAACCCTCCCTCAGCTGCGCCTGGTATTCACTGTGGATGTGGAGGGAATTGTCAAGATGTGGAATTGTATGAACGAAGATGCTCTGGGTGGGATCAACATGCCTCATCCCTGTTTTTCCTTGGAAAGTTGTCTGACTGTGGAGGGACCGTTCCTGATGGTAA GCAGCGTTAAGGGTGACATCTACACAATGACTGTGCCTGAGTTAAGAGAAGTTTCTAAGATAAACGCATTTACATGCAGTGTTGATTATCTACACTTCTCTCCTAACAAGAAATGGCTGTTTGCAAGTGGAACCCATCAAGCCACATCACCGATG ATATTTTTTACTGAGTGCTTACTGAGCTCGACAAGAGGCCACATTCCTGTGACTCTCACAGTCCCCTATTCAGCATGCTGCAGAATCTCCTGGGCCGCAAGGAGACCAAACAGAATTGTAGTGATGTTCCGAAACAGCGCTTTCAAAAAGACAGGGTTTATCACCTTCGACTTAACAGCTAAAAGGACTGAAGGCAGAATCATCGCAAAAG AAAATCGGGTCGCAAGTTTCCAGTTGCCAGCCCGTATGGAGAGTCCTATTTGGATGGGGGTCAGTGATGGGAATATGATTGCCTTTGAGAGTGGACCCAGACTCTTCCTCTACACCATCTACGGCCACCTGATGAGACAATTTGACCCCCACATGATGTCCATTGGCAGCTTATGGTCG GATGCTGTCCATTTGCTCACCACAACCATGGATGACTCTTTGCACATGTACATGTGGGAAGAAGCAGGCGGTGATCCATATCTCAAGAGTTGCTTTCATCTGCAATACACAGGCCGTCTTAGTGGCACACCAAACTG CTATGTCTCCAAAGCCATCTGTGATATCAGGAGCATAGTGTACGTGGTGTCAAAATCCCGTGAATCCAGCACTCTCTTGATGTATTCCTTGAAGGATTCCTTGTAG
- the LOC126014112 gene encoding 40S ribosomal protein S29: protein MGHQQLYWSHPRKFGQGSRSCRVCSNRHGLIRKYGLNMCRQCFRQYAKDIGFIKLD from the coding sequence ATGGGTCACCAGCAGCTCTATTGGAGCCACCCGAGAAAGTTCGGACAGGGTTCGCGCTCTTGCCGTGTCTGCTCGAACCGGCACGGCCTGATCCGCAAATACGGCCTCAACATGTGCCGCCAGTGTTTCCGCCAGTATGCAAAGGACATCGGCTTCATCAAGTTGGACTAA